In one Lentimicrobiaceae bacterium genomic region, the following are encoded:
- the nuoE gene encoding NADH-quinone oxidoreductase subunit NuoE, producing the protein MSVTENLVKQLVEKHGKSRNSLMPVLQGVVREEKFLSEEALLSIARELDLSAADVYGTASFYTFLDTVPRGKNIVRVCKTISCHMKGKDEVIHAIEGSLKIKAGETTHDKKFTLLTANCLGWCHKGPVMLVNDDIYPELTPQKAVEIIEEYAKKQ; encoded by the coding sequence ATGTCAGTAACAGAAAATTTAGTTAAACAATTAGTGGAAAAGCATGGCAAAAGCAGGAACAGCCTAATGCCCGTGTTGCAGGGGGTGGTTCGCGAAGAAAAATTCCTTTCTGAAGAAGCACTTCTTTCCATAGCCAGGGAATTGGATTTATCGGCAGCAGATGTGTATGGAACAGCTTCTTTTTACACCTTTCTCGACACTGTTCCCCGCGGAAAGAATATTGTCCGCGTTTGCAAAACCATTTCCTGTCATATGAAAGGAAAAGATGAAGTAATCCATGCAATAGAGGGTTCTTTGAAAATTAAAGCAGGAGAAACAACCCATGATAAAAAATTCACTTTACTTACAGCCAATTGCCTGGGATGGTGTCATAAGGGACCCGTTATGCTCGTTAACGACGACATTTACCCGGAGTTAACGCCACAGAAGGCAGTAGAAATAATCGAAGAATATGCAAAAAAACAATAA